A region of the Silene latifolia isolate original U9 population chromosome 9, ASM4854445v1, whole genome shotgun sequence genome:
AGGAAGTAGGCGCGGGAGGCTATAGTGAGGGAGGTAGTAGCTCCCGAGAGCAGGAGGAGGACGTTGACCGTTCTACTACGGAggtgagtgaggaggaggaggaggttgctaTACCCCGACATACTGACAACAGGATGATCCTTGATCCGAATGGTCTttggtaattttttattcattctattttgtaatttttttatttagtaataaatgactttttttagacatatgttaattatacattatttttttttcctatataattatgtttttaacatgtttgatttcaggtttagaagtcaaacagttgttcgtggtgtgactaatagcacccaagagaacatgacacacggcgttacttgttggagtaacgctagtgatgaagataaggagatgtggttcaacaacttccgggtatctatttataaaatatatattattaaatataatttatttattctttttaccttattattaatttgtttctcatctatgtgtttactttttgtagcgtgtgttctattggccaaccaaccttgagcgcctagtttggcaaaggtataatgacattggcaagaagaggctaagggacaacatgtataaggtgtctaagaggaagaaggcgccatctttcatgaaaggtatttagtttcttttaatacccgtaattagttaaaattcattacatattttgaaaatatattaattaataattgttattttattgattaCAGTTCGTCATATGAGGAATATACCAAGTTAACGGAACAGTCCCGAGTTCAAGGAAGCATCGGCCCGGAACAAGATCAACATGAAAGGAGGAGATAAGGATGCGGAAGTTGAGCCTACTCATTATGGAGGGTCTCAATCTTTTCATGATCGTGTGGTATTAGATGTAagttatttgtcttagcttttaatttaatagtcttctaatttaattagtctcattaattatcatgtttgaataacaatttccttgttttttttccggaagaccaagaagaataagggtaaggtacccacgattgttgatctctttgttgacactcacgcaaagaagacaagcaagggcaagttgatcttcgcgaaggaaaaagatcaacagttatatgtaagtgtcaaaaaataaaaatttcttagctttttaaagtatatgttttatcaatttttagataagtaacctctaaccattaatgttttatcaattttttaggaacaattccttgtccgtaggaagaacaacccggaaattgatgacaatgagctatggtttgatcttgttgaggggttccaaagaggagatgtgtatggagccgggtcggcaaaggagattttctaccctactccaagaagaagagggtcaatttcctcccaacaacaaccttataccccaagtgtcgtgagtgtgctccaagctcaattagccgccagggagaggcaggatgccgagagggagaggcgggatgccgagagagatgctgaaattcggaggatgaaggaggaaatggaacggatgaactccttcttcgccaattgcaacactgggtggcgcccgcaaccaaaggatcctagagatcctaatcatggaggtggtagtggagcgggagcaagtttcccTGTTTCGTAGTTATGTAGTAGAACTCGTAGTTATTCCCGGATAATGTTAGATGACCAAACTCGTAGAactcgtagttgtgtgtatggaacTTGATTTTCTTTATGAAGTTTGGTTGTGTTGGCTTCCCATGTGTTCTCTGCTGGAAgtgttggtttatttgcaggttttacgtatttggctaggtcaaaaacgatttttaGGCAAAAAAACATGTAATTTTGGCGACGGACACTGGGCATTTGGCGACGGCATTCCGTCGCTAAGTCTCTGATCATGAATTAATTTTAGACGTTGGCGACGGAAAACAGTGCCATTGGCGACGgatatcagtcgccaaaatggcgaccaagttctgtcgccaaaatggcgaccattACCCGTCGCCATTTTGGAGGATATGGAGATGACGTGTTTTTTTAAAAGGCGACAAATAGCAGTCGCTAAATTGGCGACTAATGacagtcgccaattttggcgacgaaTTTCGGTCGCCCGCTTTAaaaaaattcagtcgccaaaattggcgacgaaCGCCTGTCGCCAAAAGCGACCAAACCCagctacgaagtgcgggcgacgggtcttagtcgctttattctaaatggcgactgttctcagtcgccttatatggtcgccaattaccttatttgttgtagtgtaagttcatttcagatcctataagttcagttcagttcagatcctgtaagttcagttcagatcctataagttaagttcagttcagatcatgtaagttcagttcagatcttataattttagttcagttcagatcctatcaGGGGCGGACCCAGGATTTAATGTATGGggtagccaaaaaaaaaaaaaaatactctatATATGCATGTAAAAGGATTCGATCCAGGGGCAATTGGTGGAAAATCAAAGCCTTTGTCATTGGACCAGAAGATGTTTATTGTACATTTAATGGAATAATATCTACTTATCTACTGTTCAGCAATAATTAGGGTAGCAAAAATCCCTCTTGTAAACCATTTTTTTTACGTTTGGGGTAGCGGACGCCACCCCTTGCTACTAGGTGGGTCCGCCCCtggatcctataagtttagttcagtccaattcagatcctatacgtcacttaatttaaattcactt
Encoded here:
- the LOC141599999 gene encoding uncharacterized protein LOC141599999, which translates into the protein MILDPNGLWFRSQTVVRGVTNSTQENMTHGVTCWSNASDEDKEMWFNNFRRVFYWPTNLERLVWQRYNDIGKKRLRDNMYKVSKRKKAPSFMKVRHMRNIPS
- the LOC141600004 gene encoding uncharacterized protein LOC141600004, with translation MKGGDKDAEVEPTHYGGSQSFHDRVVLDTKKNKGKVPTIVDLFVDTHAKKTSKGKLIFAKEKDQQLYEQFLVRRKNNPEIDDNELWFDLVEGFQRGDVYGAGSAKEIFYPTPRRRGSISSQQQPYTPSVVSVLQAQLAARERQDAERERRDAERDAEIRRMKEEMERMNSFFANCNTGWRPQPKDPRDPNHGGGSGAGASFPVS